Genomic window (Mesorhizobium sp. M4B.F.Ca.ET.058.02.1.1):
CAGGCGACGAGCTTCATGCGAAAGTAGGATTTCTGCCGTTCGTTCATGAACGGCTCGTCTTCGGAGGGTACGTAATCGGCGGTAACGATGTCGTTCATTCGACTCACCCAACAACCCCAAATTTGGCGCCTATATATTCGCGCAGAGAAGCCTGCACAAGCGCAATCGGCGACCGTTTCACGCAAATGTAATATCGGGCTCACAGCTGACCATGATATCTTTATGCTTGCGGGCGGAACTCGAATTCATCCATGATTCGTTGTGGTTGAAGGCTATTGGCCATTGTGCGCCATGCCTTTCTCGTGGCTAATCCCATTGTGCCAACAAGGCATTTTGGGGGAGCGGTGAGCAAACTCTACCTGTTGAGACATGCCAAGGCCGGATGGGCGCTGCCCGGCGTACGCGACTTCGACCGTCCGCTCGATGCCTCCGGCATCGCCGATGCCGAGGCGATCGGGGCAGCCATGCGCAGCCGCAACTACGTGCCCGACCTGACCCTTTGCTCCAACGCAAAACGGGCTCGCCAGACCCTGGAGGGACTGGCCGGCCAGACAGATACCGGGCGGGTGCTGTTCTTCGACACGCTCTACAGCGAGGACGCCGCCGGCTATCTCGCCATCATCCGCGACAATGGCGGGGCGGGCTCGCTTCTGGTCATCGGCCACAATCCGATGACGGAGGATCTCGCCATGGCGGTTTCGGGCGACGGCGAGGAAGCCGCGCGTGGCATGCTGAACCACGGTTTCCCCACCTCGGGCCTCGCCGTCGTGCGCTTTCCAGGCGATCTTGCCCATGCCGAGCAAGGCAGCGGCTATCTCGAGGCCTTTCTGACACCGGCCGATCTCTGAGACGCAAATTGGCGGCGCCATTCCAAACCGCCGCCTGAGTGCCTATATCGGGAACCGACCGGCCCTCAGAGAGCATGTTTTGGCATCATCGCTGACCACTTTCACCGACGAGGCGAAGATCGCTCTCGACACGCTCTCAGGGCGCGCCGCCGAGCTCTTTTCGCCGTCGCTGAGGCTGGGGGTCACCGGCCTTTCCCGCGCCGGCAAGACGGTGTTCATCTCTGCGCTTGTCCACAACCTGATCCATGGCGGGCGCCTGCCGCTGTTCGAAGCGCAGAAATCGGGGCGCATCGCGCGCGCCTTCCTCGAAGAGCAGCCCGACGATGCCGTTCCCCGCTTCCAGTACGAGGATCATGTCGCGGCGCTGGTCAACGACCGTGTCTGGCCAGACTCGACGCGCGCCATTTCCGAGCTCCGGCTGACCATCGAATACGAATCAGCTTCTGGCTGGAACCGTATGTTTTCGGCTGGAAAATTGTCGCTCGACATCGTCGACTACCCGGGCGAATGGCTGCTTGACCTGCCGCTGCTCGGCAAATCCTTCGCCGATTTCTCGCGCGAGGCGATGGAGATGGCGGCACTGCCCGTGCGCGCCGATCTTTCCGAGGGCTGGCGGACGCTCGCCGCTCAGATCGATCCCAACGCCGATGCCGACGAGATGACGGCGCGCCGGCTTGCCGAGGCCTTTTCGGCCTATCTCAAGGCGTGCAAGCTCGACGAGCGCGCGCTGTCGACCTTGCCGCCCGGCCGTTTCCTGATGCCCGGCGACCTCGACGGCTCGCCCGCGCTGACCTTCGCGCCGTTGCCGGCACTGGCCGAGCGGCGGCCCCGCCCCGGTTCGCTGCAGGCGATGATGGAGCGGCGCTACGAGGCCTACAAGACGCATGTGGTGAAACCGTTCTTCCGCGAGCACATCACGCGGCTCGACCGCCAGATCGTGCTGATCGACGCCATGCAGGCGCTGAACGCCGGCCCGGCCGCCATGGCCGACCTGGAGCGTGCCGTCACCGAAATCCTCGCCTGCTTCCGCCCCGGCCGCGGTAATTTCCTCACCGACCTGTTTTCACGGCGCATCGACCGCATCCTGGTGGCGGCAACCAAGGCCGATCACCTGCATCATGTAAGCCATGACCGGCTGCAGGCGATCGTGCGCCGGCTTGCCGACCGCGCGGTGGCGCGGGCGAACTTCACCGGCGCCGATGTTGACGTGGTCGCCATGGCGGCGGTGCGCGCCACCCGCGAGGGCACTGTCAAGCAGGGCCGCGAGACCTTGCCCGTCATCATCGGCATGCCGCTGAAAGGCGAGAAGATCGACGGCGAGACATTCGACGGAAAGACCGAAACAGCCATATTTCCCGGTGATTTGCCGGAGAAAGTCGATGCAGTGTTTCGAGCCTCCGAAACGCAGCCGCCGGACGGCGGCGAGCCGGCGATCCGCTTCGTGCGTTTTCGCCCGCCGAAGCTCGAACGCACGGCCGAGGGCGTGACGCTGTCGCTGCCGCATATAAGGCTCGACCGCGCGCTGCAGTTCCTGATCGGAGATCACCTCGCATGAGCGCGCCCCGCAGACCCGCTGCCTTCCGCATCGAGCCGGAAGCGA
Coding sequences:
- a CDS encoding histidine phosphatase family protein, producing the protein MSKLYLLRHAKAGWALPGVRDFDRPLDASGIADAEAIGAAMRSRNYVPDLTLCSNAKRARQTLEGLAGQTDTGRVLFFDTLYSEDAAGYLAIIRDNGGAGSLLVIGHNPMTEDLAMAVSGDGEEAARGMLNHGFPTSGLAVVRFPGDLAHAEQGSGYLEAFLTPADL
- a CDS encoding YcjX family protein, with the protein product MASSLTTFTDEAKIALDTLSGRAAELFSPSLRLGVTGLSRAGKTVFISALVHNLIHGGRLPLFEAQKSGRIARAFLEEQPDDAVPRFQYEDHVAALVNDRVWPDSTRAISELRLTIEYESASGWNRMFSAGKLSLDIVDYPGEWLLDLPLLGKSFADFSREAMEMAALPVRADLSEGWRTLAAQIDPNADADEMTARRLAEAFSAYLKACKLDERALSTLPPGRFLMPGDLDGSPALTFAPLPALAERRPRPGSLQAMMERRYEAYKTHVVKPFFREHITRLDRQIVLIDAMQALNAGPAAMADLERAVTEILACFRPGRGNFLTDLFSRRIDRILVAATKADHLHHVSHDRLQAIVRRLADRAVARANFTGADVDVVAMAAVRATREGTVKQGRETLPVIIGMPLKGEKIDGETFDGKTETAIFPGDLPEKVDAVFRASETQPPDGGEPAIRFVRFRPPKLERTAEGVTLSLPHIRLDRALQFLIGDHLA